Proteins encoded within one genomic window of Solea senegalensis isolate Sse05_10M linkage group LG11, IFAPA_SoseM_1, whole genome shotgun sequence:
- the LOC122777631 gene encoding dynein regulatory complex subunit 7-like isoform X2, with protein METEKEANEAVVSVSGPEINNVNSSLNMADASYPRSYTTNTSQENELLAIADNFHRQFSHLHPERKRLLLCPVNECGVKKFVSTTIRPAPTDHPELYSWQGCASFVSDFLTLEPLELPYDPPARLFSSTLVMQNQRATSFEYAVLLCGLLLGADYDAYCVSGYAHREMCLLDQRLQDCPLLGTQAEVASEHQSPQDKYTVRPPRQLKSHFEEQLQEKKKEQEAEAASLHEQEVEEPGEQRPFDPLWVHCWVLVLSGCRGVQENFFIDPLSGLSYSTDTASFLGIESLWNTFNCYVNKQDCGRGCGDVLYDLEDVNLWEPVIYGATSKKELMLEIEKDEQRLFSQYIEEDEDVQLAEYKEEEKEEEDEEEPQPFAMPTPWVTYINITNQDLETRFPRGQKVNRYRKAKLEQFVPYLRMDGLVSRLSLYKDRDCTEVAMVKEEYLHRSDHLEQREVNKVEDFTTDRFKRGRRFHLIFHRYRSMTVDSIHEMEFSDAARVDDLVWRVVTPGEMTETFHARPDFLYYRRSVFGRHVQFSQNKEADPKIHLVQVVERFHRDESKAANEDVAERVFMMSEGRIDVTFHLREHRIIALKMSFTTAAENTQQRRGEELTPAQMECLRTPTLREMTSLMADEDKVSVHIKESMKEVRDIVSCREKEETDIYLLFSPWTTVGAARARTQREEMESLAEEEHQWLLEKEKDILAPVLLRLSNPRTLSAKDAKHLRQDCLNEFRHRLAERQNIILQRFEKEKQELQMKQEWYQRNQLNMTEQEEEEYQRSCCEKTLTIHVIEKRLDMHKEEAPAKLLEFDHKLREDDRLVRLLLKCPH; from the exons atggagaccgAGAAGGAAGCCAATGAAGCTGTTG TTTCTGTGTCTGGACCTGAAATAAACAACGTAAACTCgag CTTGAACATGGCCGACGCCTCCTATCCCAGGTCCTACACCACTAACACTTCTCAGGAGAATGAACTGTTGGCCATCGCCGACAACTTCCACCGTCAGTTTTCTCACCTGCATCCTGAACGCAAGCGGCTGCTGCTCTGCCCCGTCAACGAGTGTGGAGTAAAG AAGTTTGTGTCGACGACGATACGACCTGCTCCCACGGATCATCCTGAACTGTATAGCTGGCAGGGCTGTGCCTCGTTTGTGTCTGACTTCCTGACCCTGGAGCCTCTAGAGCTGCCCTACGACCCC CCCGCTCGTCTCTTCTCGTCCACACTCGTTATGCAAAATCAGAGAGCCACGAGTTTTGAGTACGCCGTCCTGCTGTGCGGTCTGCTGCTCGGCGCCGACTACGACGCCTACTGCGTCAGCGGCTACGCCCACCGAGAGATGTGTCTGTTGGACCAGAGGTTGCAGgactgccccctgctgggcaCTCAGGCGGAG GTGGCGTCAGAACATCAGTCCCCGCAGGACAAATACACGGTGAGACCTCCACGGCAGCTAAAGAGTCACTttgaggagcagctgcaggagaagaagaaggaacagGAGGCAGAAGCTGCCTCGCTTCAcgaacaggaagtggaggag CCGGGTGAGCAGCGACCCTTTGACCCCCTGTGGGTTCATTGCTGGGTCCTGGTTCTGTCCGGGTGTCGCGGTGTCCAAGAGAACTTCTTCATCGACCCTCTGAGCGGCCTCAGCTACAGCACTGACACTGCCAGCTTCCTGGGCATCGAGAGCCTGTGGAACACCTTCAACTGCTATGTCAACAAACAGGACTGTGGGCGGGGCTGCGGG gacgtGCTGTATGACCTGGAGGATGTGAACCTGTGGGAGCCGGTCATCTACGGAGCAACAAGTAAAAAGGAGCTGATGCTGGAAATCGAGAAGGATGAGCAGCGTTTGTTCTCTCAATAcatagag GAGGACGAAGACGTGCAGCTGGCAGAGTacaaggaagaggagaaggaggaggaggatgaggaggagccCCAGCCGTTTGCGATGCCCACACCGTGGGTCACTTACATCAACATCACCAATCAAG ACCTGGAGACTCGTTTTCCCAGAGGACAGAAGGTGAATCGCTACAGGAAAGCTAAGCTGGAGCAGTTTGTCCCGTACCTGAGGATGGACGGTCTGGTGTCCCGACTGAGCCTCTACAAAGACCGGGACT gcACTGAGGTTGCCATGGTGAAGGAGGAGTACCTGCACAGATCTGATCAcctggagcagagagaggtcAACAAGGTCGAAGACTTCACCACAGATCGCTTCAAAAGAGGACGACGCTTCCATCTCATCT TCCACAGGTACCGGTCCATGACGGTGGACAGTATTCATGAGATGGAGTTCAGTGACGCGGCTCGTGTGGATGATCTGGTTTGGAGGGTGGTGACACCAGGAGAGATGACGGAGACGTTCCACGCTCGACCGGACTTCCTGTACTACAGACGCTCCGTGTTCGGCCGACACGTCCAGTTCTCGCAAAACAAGGAGGCCGACCCGAAGATCCACCTGGTTCAG GTGGTGGAGCGTTTCCATAGAGACGAATCCAAAGCAGCCAACGAGGACGTGGCAGAGCGCGTGTTCATGATGAGCGAGGGACGCATCGACGTGACCTTTCACCTGCGGGAGCACAGGATCATCGCGCTGAAGATGAGCTTCACCACGGCGGCAGAGAACACGCAGCAACGGAGAGGGGAGGAGCTAACACCTGCACAG atggAGTGTCTCAGGACTCCGACTCTGCGTGAGATGACGTCTTTGATGGCGGATGAGGATAAAGTGTCTGTCCACATCAAAGAGTCCATGAAAGAG GTGAGAGACATTGTGTCCTgcagagagaaggaagagaCAGACATTTACCTCTTGTTTTCTCCATGGACGACAGTAGGGGCCGCCAGAGCGCGCACgcagagagaggaaatg GAGAGCCTGGCTGAGGAGGAGCACCAGTGGctgctggagaaggagaaggacaTTCTGGCTCCGGTTCTGCTCCGACTGAGCAACCCGAGGACTCTGAGCGCCAAAGACGCCAAACACCTGCGTCAGGACTGTCTGAATGAGTTCAGACACAGactggcagagagacagaacaTCATCCTGCAACGCTTCGAGAAG gagAAACAGGAGCTGCAGATGAAACAGGAGTGGTACCAAAGGAACCAGCTGAACATGacggagcaggaggaggaggagtatcAGAGATCCTGCTGCGAGAAAACTCTGACCATACACGTGATCGAGAAACGACTGGACAT gCACAAAGAAGAAGCTCCGGCGAAGCTGCTGGAGTTTGATCATAAACTGAGAGAAGATGATCGTTTGGTTCGTCTGCTGCTCAAGTGTCCACACTGA
- the LOC122777631 gene encoding dynein regulatory complex subunit 7-like isoform X3 produces the protein MADASYPRSYTTNTSQENELLAIADNFHRQFSHLHPERKRLLLCPVNECGVKKFVSTTIRPAPTDHPELYSWQGCASFVSDFLTLEPLELPYDPPARLFSSTLVMQNQRATSFEYAVLLCGLLLGADYDAYCVSGYAHREMCLLDQRLQDCPLLGTQAEKVASEHQSPQDKYTVRPPRQLKSHFEEQLQEKKKEQEAEAASLHEQEVEEPGEQRPFDPLWVHCWVLVLSGCRGVQENFFIDPLSGLSYSTDTASFLGIESLWNTFNCYVNKQDCGRGCGDVLYDLEDVNLWEPVIYGATSKKELMLEIEKDEQRLFSQYIEEDEDVQLAEYKEEEKEEEDEEEPQPFAMPTPWVTYINITNQDLETRFPRGQKVNRYRKAKLEQFVPYLRMDGLVSRLSLYKDRDCTEVAMVKEEYLHRSDHLEQREVNKVEDFTTDRFKRGRRFHLIFHRYRSMTVDSIHEMEFSDAARVDDLVWRVVTPGEMTETFHARPDFLYYRRSVFGRHVQFSQNKEADPKIHLVQVVERFHRDESKAANEDVAERVFMMSEGRIDVTFHLREHRIIALKMSFTTAAENTQQRRGEELTPAQMECLRTPTLREMTSLMADEDKVSVHIKESMKEVRDIVSCREKEETDIYLLFSPWTTVGAARARTQREEMESLAEEEHQWLLEKEKDILAPVLLRLSNPRTLSAKDAKHLRQDCLNEFRHRLAERQNIILQRFEKEKQELQMKQEWYQRNQLNMTEQEEEEYQRSCCEKTLTIHVIEKRLDMHKEEAPAKLLEFDHKLREDDRLVRLLLKCPH, from the exons ATGGCCGACGCCTCCTATCCCAGGTCCTACACCACTAACACTTCTCAGGAGAATGAACTGTTGGCCATCGCCGACAACTTCCACCGTCAGTTTTCTCACCTGCATCCTGAACGCAAGCGGCTGCTGCTCTGCCCCGTCAACGAGTGTGGAGTAAAG AAGTTTGTGTCGACGACGATACGACCTGCTCCCACGGATCATCCTGAACTGTATAGCTGGCAGGGCTGTGCCTCGTTTGTGTCTGACTTCCTGACCCTGGAGCCTCTAGAGCTGCCCTACGACCCC CCCGCTCGTCTCTTCTCGTCCACACTCGTTATGCAAAATCAGAGAGCCACGAGTTTTGAGTACGCCGTCCTGCTGTGCGGTCTGCTGCTCGGCGCCGACTACGACGCCTACTGCGTCAGCGGCTACGCCCACCGAGAGATGTGTCTGTTGGACCAGAGGTTGCAGgactgccccctgctgggcaCTCAGGCGGAG aagGTGGCGTCAGAACATCAGTCCCCGCAGGACAAATACACGGTGAGACCTCCACGGCAGCTAAAGAGTCACTttgaggagcagctgcaggagaagaagaaggaacagGAGGCAGAAGCTGCCTCGCTTCAcgaacaggaagtggaggag CCGGGTGAGCAGCGACCCTTTGACCCCCTGTGGGTTCATTGCTGGGTCCTGGTTCTGTCCGGGTGTCGCGGTGTCCAAGAGAACTTCTTCATCGACCCTCTGAGCGGCCTCAGCTACAGCACTGACACTGCCAGCTTCCTGGGCATCGAGAGCCTGTGGAACACCTTCAACTGCTATGTCAACAAACAGGACTGTGGGCGGGGCTGCGGG gacgtGCTGTATGACCTGGAGGATGTGAACCTGTGGGAGCCGGTCATCTACGGAGCAACAAGTAAAAAGGAGCTGATGCTGGAAATCGAGAAGGATGAGCAGCGTTTGTTCTCTCAATAcatagag GAGGACGAAGACGTGCAGCTGGCAGAGTacaaggaagaggagaaggaggaggaggatgaggaggagccCCAGCCGTTTGCGATGCCCACACCGTGGGTCACTTACATCAACATCACCAATCAAG ACCTGGAGACTCGTTTTCCCAGAGGACAGAAGGTGAATCGCTACAGGAAAGCTAAGCTGGAGCAGTTTGTCCCGTACCTGAGGATGGACGGTCTGGTGTCCCGACTGAGCCTCTACAAAGACCGGGACT gcACTGAGGTTGCCATGGTGAAGGAGGAGTACCTGCACAGATCTGATCAcctggagcagagagaggtcAACAAGGTCGAAGACTTCACCACAGATCGCTTCAAAAGAGGACGACGCTTCCATCTCATCT TCCACAGGTACCGGTCCATGACGGTGGACAGTATTCATGAGATGGAGTTCAGTGACGCGGCTCGTGTGGATGATCTGGTTTGGAGGGTGGTGACACCAGGAGAGATGACGGAGACGTTCCACGCTCGACCGGACTTCCTGTACTACAGACGCTCCGTGTTCGGCCGACACGTCCAGTTCTCGCAAAACAAGGAGGCCGACCCGAAGATCCACCTGGTTCAG GTGGTGGAGCGTTTCCATAGAGACGAATCCAAAGCAGCCAACGAGGACGTGGCAGAGCGCGTGTTCATGATGAGCGAGGGACGCATCGACGTGACCTTTCACCTGCGGGAGCACAGGATCATCGCGCTGAAGATGAGCTTCACCACGGCGGCAGAGAACACGCAGCAACGGAGAGGGGAGGAGCTAACACCTGCACAG atggAGTGTCTCAGGACTCCGACTCTGCGTGAGATGACGTCTTTGATGGCGGATGAGGATAAAGTGTCTGTCCACATCAAAGAGTCCATGAAAGAG GTGAGAGACATTGTGTCCTgcagagagaaggaagagaCAGACATTTACCTCTTGTTTTCTCCATGGACGACAGTAGGGGCCGCCAGAGCGCGCACgcagagagaggaaatg GAGAGCCTGGCTGAGGAGGAGCACCAGTGGctgctggagaaggagaaggacaTTCTGGCTCCGGTTCTGCTCCGACTGAGCAACCCGAGGACTCTGAGCGCCAAAGACGCCAAACACCTGCGTCAGGACTGTCTGAATGAGTTCAGACACAGactggcagagagacagaacaTCATCCTGCAACGCTTCGAGAAG gagAAACAGGAGCTGCAGATGAAACAGGAGTGGTACCAAAGGAACCAGCTGAACATGacggagcaggaggaggaggagtatcAGAGATCCTGCTGCGAGAAAACTCTGACCATACACGTGATCGAGAAACGACTGGACAT gCACAAAGAAGAAGCTCCGGCGAAGCTGCTGGAGTTTGATCATAAACTGAGAGAAGATGATCGTTTGGTTCGTCTGCTGCTCAAGTGTCCACACTGA
- the LOC122777631 gene encoding dynein regulatory complex subunit 7-like isoform X1, with protein sequence METEKEANEAVVSVSGPEINNVNSSLNMADASYPRSYTTNTSQENELLAIADNFHRQFSHLHPERKRLLLCPVNECGVKKFVSTTIRPAPTDHPELYSWQGCASFVSDFLTLEPLELPYDPPARLFSSTLVMQNQRATSFEYAVLLCGLLLGADYDAYCVSGYAHREMCLLDQRLQDCPLLGTQAEKVASEHQSPQDKYTVRPPRQLKSHFEEQLQEKKKEQEAEAASLHEQEVEEPGEQRPFDPLWVHCWVLVLSGCRGVQENFFIDPLSGLSYSTDTASFLGIESLWNTFNCYVNKQDCGRGCGDVLYDLEDVNLWEPVIYGATSKKELMLEIEKDEQRLFSQYIEEDEDVQLAEYKEEEKEEEDEEEPQPFAMPTPWVTYINITNQDLETRFPRGQKVNRYRKAKLEQFVPYLRMDGLVSRLSLYKDRDCTEVAMVKEEYLHRSDHLEQREVNKVEDFTTDRFKRGRRFHLIFHRYRSMTVDSIHEMEFSDAARVDDLVWRVVTPGEMTETFHARPDFLYYRRSVFGRHVQFSQNKEADPKIHLVQVVERFHRDESKAANEDVAERVFMMSEGRIDVTFHLREHRIIALKMSFTTAAENTQQRRGEELTPAQMECLRTPTLREMTSLMADEDKVSVHIKESMKEVRDIVSCREKEETDIYLLFSPWTTVGAARARTQREEMESLAEEEHQWLLEKEKDILAPVLLRLSNPRTLSAKDAKHLRQDCLNEFRHRLAERQNIILQRFEKEKQELQMKQEWYQRNQLNMTEQEEEEYQRSCCEKTLTIHVIEKRLDMHKEEAPAKLLEFDHKLREDDRLVRLLLKCPH encoded by the exons atggagaccgAGAAGGAAGCCAATGAAGCTGTTG TTTCTGTGTCTGGACCTGAAATAAACAACGTAAACTCgag CTTGAACATGGCCGACGCCTCCTATCCCAGGTCCTACACCACTAACACTTCTCAGGAGAATGAACTGTTGGCCATCGCCGACAACTTCCACCGTCAGTTTTCTCACCTGCATCCTGAACGCAAGCGGCTGCTGCTCTGCCCCGTCAACGAGTGTGGAGTAAAG AAGTTTGTGTCGACGACGATACGACCTGCTCCCACGGATCATCCTGAACTGTATAGCTGGCAGGGCTGTGCCTCGTTTGTGTCTGACTTCCTGACCCTGGAGCCTCTAGAGCTGCCCTACGACCCC CCCGCTCGTCTCTTCTCGTCCACACTCGTTATGCAAAATCAGAGAGCCACGAGTTTTGAGTACGCCGTCCTGCTGTGCGGTCTGCTGCTCGGCGCCGACTACGACGCCTACTGCGTCAGCGGCTACGCCCACCGAGAGATGTGTCTGTTGGACCAGAGGTTGCAGgactgccccctgctgggcaCTCAGGCGGAG aagGTGGCGTCAGAACATCAGTCCCCGCAGGACAAATACACGGTGAGACCTCCACGGCAGCTAAAGAGTCACTttgaggagcagctgcaggagaagaagaaggaacagGAGGCAGAAGCTGCCTCGCTTCAcgaacaggaagtggaggag CCGGGTGAGCAGCGACCCTTTGACCCCCTGTGGGTTCATTGCTGGGTCCTGGTTCTGTCCGGGTGTCGCGGTGTCCAAGAGAACTTCTTCATCGACCCTCTGAGCGGCCTCAGCTACAGCACTGACACTGCCAGCTTCCTGGGCATCGAGAGCCTGTGGAACACCTTCAACTGCTATGTCAACAAACAGGACTGTGGGCGGGGCTGCGGG gacgtGCTGTATGACCTGGAGGATGTGAACCTGTGGGAGCCGGTCATCTACGGAGCAACAAGTAAAAAGGAGCTGATGCTGGAAATCGAGAAGGATGAGCAGCGTTTGTTCTCTCAATAcatagag GAGGACGAAGACGTGCAGCTGGCAGAGTacaaggaagaggagaaggaggaggaggatgaggaggagccCCAGCCGTTTGCGATGCCCACACCGTGGGTCACTTACATCAACATCACCAATCAAG ACCTGGAGACTCGTTTTCCCAGAGGACAGAAGGTGAATCGCTACAGGAAAGCTAAGCTGGAGCAGTTTGTCCCGTACCTGAGGATGGACGGTCTGGTGTCCCGACTGAGCCTCTACAAAGACCGGGACT gcACTGAGGTTGCCATGGTGAAGGAGGAGTACCTGCACAGATCTGATCAcctggagcagagagaggtcAACAAGGTCGAAGACTTCACCACAGATCGCTTCAAAAGAGGACGACGCTTCCATCTCATCT TCCACAGGTACCGGTCCATGACGGTGGACAGTATTCATGAGATGGAGTTCAGTGACGCGGCTCGTGTGGATGATCTGGTTTGGAGGGTGGTGACACCAGGAGAGATGACGGAGACGTTCCACGCTCGACCGGACTTCCTGTACTACAGACGCTCCGTGTTCGGCCGACACGTCCAGTTCTCGCAAAACAAGGAGGCCGACCCGAAGATCCACCTGGTTCAG GTGGTGGAGCGTTTCCATAGAGACGAATCCAAAGCAGCCAACGAGGACGTGGCAGAGCGCGTGTTCATGATGAGCGAGGGACGCATCGACGTGACCTTTCACCTGCGGGAGCACAGGATCATCGCGCTGAAGATGAGCTTCACCACGGCGGCAGAGAACACGCAGCAACGGAGAGGGGAGGAGCTAACACCTGCACAG atggAGTGTCTCAGGACTCCGACTCTGCGTGAGATGACGTCTTTGATGGCGGATGAGGATAAAGTGTCTGTCCACATCAAAGAGTCCATGAAAGAG GTGAGAGACATTGTGTCCTgcagagagaaggaagagaCAGACATTTACCTCTTGTTTTCTCCATGGACGACAGTAGGGGCCGCCAGAGCGCGCACgcagagagaggaaatg GAGAGCCTGGCTGAGGAGGAGCACCAGTGGctgctggagaaggagaaggacaTTCTGGCTCCGGTTCTGCTCCGACTGAGCAACCCGAGGACTCTGAGCGCCAAAGACGCCAAACACCTGCGTCAGGACTGTCTGAATGAGTTCAGACACAGactggcagagagacagaacaTCATCCTGCAACGCTTCGAGAAG gagAAACAGGAGCTGCAGATGAAACAGGAGTGGTACCAAAGGAACCAGCTGAACATGacggagcaggaggaggaggagtatcAGAGATCCTGCTGCGAGAAAACTCTGACCATACACGTGATCGAGAAACGACTGGACAT gCACAAAGAAGAAGCTCCGGCGAAGCTGCTGGAGTTTGATCATAAACTGAGAGAAGATGATCGTTTGGTTCGTCTGCTGCTCAAGTGTCCACACTGA
- the edem2 gene encoding ER degradation-enhancing alpha-mannosidase-like protein 2 isoform X1 → MRAPACVSLLFLSLLLNDDAAARHFSEEQMFAVRQRIKSMFYHAYDSYLDHAFPYDELRPLTCDGQDTWGRCVCLRHRFLPLLLFVCFVSNVFSLVHSFSLTLIDALDTLLVLGNGTEFRRVASLLQDNVDFDIDVNASVFETNIRVVGGLLSAHLLSGRAGMELEPGWPCSGPLLRMAEDAARKLLPAFQTPSGMPYGTVNLLRGVSPSETPVTCTAGVGTFILEFAALSRLTGDTTFEDTARRALKSLWTTRSDIGLVGNHIDVVSKKWVAQDAGIGAGVDSYFEYLVKGAIMLQDEELLHMFLEYDRAIQNYTRFDDWYLWVQMHKGTVTMPVFQSLEAFWPGLQSLLGNLDGAVRTFQNYYSVWRQYGGLPEFYSIPQGHTVDKREGYPLRPELIESAMYLFRATGDHTYLQLGLDALESIEKIAKTSCGYASVKDLRDHQLDNRMESFFLAETIKYLYLLFDPAHFLHGGGTEGGGSWEEGGEGGQCVLGAGGFVFNTEAHPLDPAALYCCSRHRHDRQQLRELLLHLSQPDRQSQPPAHRDTEAPPTGHSDSIVLKAGEKKSTPPPLSCPVQPFSARLAVLGQVFSDNT, encoded by the exons ATGCGCGCTCCCGCCTGTGTGTCGCTGCTGTTTCTGTCGCTGCTGCTCAACGATGATGCGGCGGCTCGTCACTTCAGTGAGGAGCAGATGTTCGCTGTCAG acaACGCATCAAGTCCATGTTCTACCACGCCTATGACAGTTACCTAGACCACGCCTTCCCCTATGACGAGCTCCGCCCACTCACCTGTGACGGACAGGACACCTGgggcaggtgtgtttgtttacgaCACCGTTTTCTTCcgttgctgttgtttgtttgttttgtctcaaaCGTTTTTTCTCTCGTCCACAGTTTCTCTCTGACTCTGATCGATGCTCTCGACACGTTGCTG gtTTTGGGCAATGGTACAGAGTTCCGTCGCGTGGCGTCGCTGCTTCAGGACAACGTGGACTTTGACATCGATGTCAACGCGTCAGTGTTTGAAACCAACATCAGAG tGGTGGGCGGTCTCCTCTCCGCTCACCTGTTGTCGGGGCGAGCAGGGATGGAGCTGGAACCCGGTTGGCCGTGTTCTGGTCCACTGCTGAGGATGGCAGAGGACGCTGCCAGGAAACTGCTGCCTG CATTTCAGACACCCTCGGGGATGCCGTACGGGACGGTTAACCTGCTGCGCGGCGTCAGTCCCTCGGAAACGCCGGTCACCTGCACGGCCGGCGTGGGGACGTTCATCCTGGAGTTTGCGGCGCTGAGTCGACTGACAGGGGACACCACGTTTGAGGACACGGCGCGGCGAGCTCTGAAGTCTCTGTGGACGACCAGATCTGACATCGGACTG gttgggaaccacatTGACGTCGTGTCAAAGAAGTGGGTCGCTCAGGATGCCGGCATCGGCGCTGGCGTGGACTCCTACTTTGAGTATCTGGTGAAAGGTGCCATCATGCTGCAGGATGAGGAACTGCTCCACATGTtcctgg AATACGACCGAGCCATTCAGAACTACACTCGCTTCGATGACTGGTATCTGTGGGTCCAGATGCATAAAGGCACCGTTACCATGCCGGTGTTTCAGAGTCTGGAGGCGTTCTGGCCCGGTctgcag TCGTTGTTAGGGAACCTGGATGGAGCCGTGAGAACCTTCCAGAACTATTACTCTGTGTGGAGACAGTACGGAGGTCTGCCCGAGTTCTACAGCATCCCTCAGGGTCACACGGTGGATAAGAGAGAGGGTTACCCACTGAGACCAG agttAATAGAGAGCGCCATGTACCTGTTCAGAGCCACAGGTGACCACACCTACCTGCAGCTGGGCCTCGACGCGCTCGAGTCCATCGAGAAGATCGCCAAGACGTCGTGTGGATAcgcgagt GTCAAAGATCTGCGCGATCATCAGCTGGACAACAGGATGGAGTCTTTCTTCCTCGCCGAAACCATCAAGTACCTTTACCTACTCTTTGACCCTGCCCACTTCCTGCATGGTGGGGGCACAGAGGGGGGCGGGTCTTGGGAGGAGGGCGGCGAGGGCGGTCAGTGCGTCCTCGGCGCCGGCGGCTTCGTCTTCAACACGGAGGCTCACCCACTGGACCCAGCGGCACTTTACTGCTGCAGCCGCCACCGTCACGACCGCCAGCAGCTGCGAGAGCTCCTGCTGCACCTGTCGCAGCCCGACCGCCAATCACAGCCCCCcgcccacagagacacagaggccCCGCCCACCGGCCACTCGGACAGCATTGTGCTGAAAGCTGGCGAGAAGAAGTCGACGCCGCCGCCGCTGTCGTGTCCCGTGCAGCCGTTCAGCGCTCGACTCGCCGTCTTGGGACAGGTGTTCAGCGACAACACCTGA
- the edem2 gene encoding ER degradation-enhancing alpha-mannosidase-like protein 2 isoform X2, whose protein sequence is MRAPACVSLLFLSLLLNDDAAARHFSEEQMFAVRQRIKSMFYHAYDSYLDHAFPYDELRPLTCDGQDTWGSFSLTLIDALDTLLVLGNGTEFRRVASLLQDNVDFDIDVNASVFETNIRVVGGLLSAHLLSGRAGMELEPGWPCSGPLLRMAEDAARKLLPAFQTPSGMPYGTVNLLRGVSPSETPVTCTAGVGTFILEFAALSRLTGDTTFEDTARRALKSLWTTRSDIGLVGNHIDVVSKKWVAQDAGIGAGVDSYFEYLVKGAIMLQDEELLHMFLEYDRAIQNYTRFDDWYLWVQMHKGTVTMPVFQSLEAFWPGLQSLLGNLDGAVRTFQNYYSVWRQYGGLPEFYSIPQGHTVDKREGYPLRPELIESAMYLFRATGDHTYLQLGLDALESIEKIAKTSCGYASVKDLRDHQLDNRMESFFLAETIKYLYLLFDPAHFLHGGGTEGGGSWEEGGEGGQCVLGAGGFVFNTEAHPLDPAALYCCSRHRHDRQQLRELLLHLSQPDRQSQPPAHRDTEAPPTGHSDSIVLKAGEKKSTPPPLSCPVQPFSARLAVLGQVFSDNT, encoded by the exons ATGCGCGCTCCCGCCTGTGTGTCGCTGCTGTTTCTGTCGCTGCTGCTCAACGATGATGCGGCGGCTCGTCACTTCAGTGAGGAGCAGATGTTCGCTGTCAG acaACGCATCAAGTCCATGTTCTACCACGCCTATGACAGTTACCTAGACCACGCCTTCCCCTATGACGAGCTCCGCCCACTCACCTGTGACGGACAGGACACCTGgggcag TTTCTCTCTGACTCTGATCGATGCTCTCGACACGTTGCTG gtTTTGGGCAATGGTACAGAGTTCCGTCGCGTGGCGTCGCTGCTTCAGGACAACGTGGACTTTGACATCGATGTCAACGCGTCAGTGTTTGAAACCAACATCAGAG tGGTGGGCGGTCTCCTCTCCGCTCACCTGTTGTCGGGGCGAGCAGGGATGGAGCTGGAACCCGGTTGGCCGTGTTCTGGTCCACTGCTGAGGATGGCAGAGGACGCTGCCAGGAAACTGCTGCCTG CATTTCAGACACCCTCGGGGATGCCGTACGGGACGGTTAACCTGCTGCGCGGCGTCAGTCCCTCGGAAACGCCGGTCACCTGCACGGCCGGCGTGGGGACGTTCATCCTGGAGTTTGCGGCGCTGAGTCGACTGACAGGGGACACCACGTTTGAGGACACGGCGCGGCGAGCTCTGAAGTCTCTGTGGACGACCAGATCTGACATCGGACTG gttgggaaccacatTGACGTCGTGTCAAAGAAGTGGGTCGCTCAGGATGCCGGCATCGGCGCTGGCGTGGACTCCTACTTTGAGTATCTGGTGAAAGGTGCCATCATGCTGCAGGATGAGGAACTGCTCCACATGTtcctgg AATACGACCGAGCCATTCAGAACTACACTCGCTTCGATGACTGGTATCTGTGGGTCCAGATGCATAAAGGCACCGTTACCATGCCGGTGTTTCAGAGTCTGGAGGCGTTCTGGCCCGGTctgcag TCGTTGTTAGGGAACCTGGATGGAGCCGTGAGAACCTTCCAGAACTATTACTCTGTGTGGAGACAGTACGGAGGTCTGCCCGAGTTCTACAGCATCCCTCAGGGTCACACGGTGGATAAGAGAGAGGGTTACCCACTGAGACCAG agttAATAGAGAGCGCCATGTACCTGTTCAGAGCCACAGGTGACCACACCTACCTGCAGCTGGGCCTCGACGCGCTCGAGTCCATCGAGAAGATCGCCAAGACGTCGTGTGGATAcgcgagt GTCAAAGATCTGCGCGATCATCAGCTGGACAACAGGATGGAGTCTTTCTTCCTCGCCGAAACCATCAAGTACCTTTACCTACTCTTTGACCCTGCCCACTTCCTGCATGGTGGGGGCACAGAGGGGGGCGGGTCTTGGGAGGAGGGCGGCGAGGGCGGTCAGTGCGTCCTCGGCGCCGGCGGCTTCGTCTTCAACACGGAGGCTCACCCACTGGACCCAGCGGCACTTTACTGCTGCAGCCGCCACCGTCACGACCGCCAGCAGCTGCGAGAGCTCCTGCTGCACCTGTCGCAGCCCGACCGCCAATCACAGCCCCCcgcccacagagacacagaggccCCGCCCACCGGCCACTCGGACAGCATTGTGCTGAAAGCTGGCGAGAAGAAGTCGACGCCGCCGCCGCTGTCGTGTCCCGTGCAGCCGTTCAGCGCTCGACTCGCCGTCTTGGGACAGGTGTTCAGCGACAACACCTGA